One window from the genome of Bacteroidales bacterium encodes:
- the ilvB gene encoding biosynthetic-type acetolactate synthase large subunit: MEAPESRSKTQTGSVKKRVKGAEAVILSLLEEGVNQIFGYPGGSIMPVYDSLMNYEKSLNHLLVRHEQGAVHAAQGYARASGETGVVMATSGPGATNLMTGISDANIDSTPLVCITGQVPDTLLGTDGFQEVDIIGVSAPVTKWNFQITKPEEIPGAIAKAFYIARSGRPGPVLIDLTKNAQFGELDFHYEKCNEIRSYKPVPDIEMDQIEQAAELIDNSEKPMALIGQGVILGQAEKELKDFLDKTGIPAASTLLGLSAIPNDYPNYVGWLGMHGNYAPNVLTNEADLLISIGMRFDDRVTGKLSTYGKNARIIHMDIDPAEIDKNVKVDVPILGDVKKTLPYLTEQVKENAFPEWIRQFREYEQEEYDKILKEHYDKYHKHIRMTDVILELNEKGKEPLLVTDVGQHQMIACRYFHFTHPRSLITSGGLGTMGFGLPAALGAQIGTPNRQVVAVVGDGGFQMTMQELGTIAQSNIPLKIIILNNSYLGMVRQWQQLFFKKRYASTPITSPNYMKIAEGYGLNASRITQLSEVPEALDAMFATEGPYLLEVVVEKEDNVFPMIAPGTSVSDIMLGPSKESENENES; the protein is encoded by the coding sequence ATGGAAGCACCAGAATCAAGATCCAAAACACAAACCGGTTCGGTTAAGAAAAGGGTAAAAGGGGCGGAAGCCGTTATTTTATCCCTCCTGGAAGAGGGGGTAAATCAAATATTTGGTTATCCCGGCGGCTCTATCATGCCTGTATATGACAGTTTGATGAATTATGAAAAAAGTCTTAATCATTTGCTTGTGCGTCACGAGCAGGGAGCAGTGCATGCTGCACAGGGTTATGCAAGAGCTTCCGGAGAAACCGGGGTTGTTATGGCTACCTCAGGTCCGGGGGCTACCAACCTGATGACTGGCATATCCGATGCCAATATTGATTCCACACCCCTGGTGTGCATTACCGGCCAGGTACCTGACACGCTCCTTGGTACCGATGGTTTTCAGGAGGTCGATATTATCGGTGTTTCCGCTCCGGTCACGAAATGGAATTTTCAGATTACCAAACCCGAAGAAATACCCGGAGCCATAGCCAAAGCATTTTACATTGCACGATCAGGCCGGCCTGGCCCCGTACTTATTGATCTTACCAAGAATGCACAATTTGGTGAACTGGATTTTCATTATGAAAAATGTAATGAAATACGAAGTTATAAACCTGTCCCCGACATTGAAATGGACCAGATTGAACAGGCTGCTGAATTGATTGATAATTCGGAAAAACCTATGGCGCTTATTGGTCAGGGTGTGATTCTGGGACAGGCCGAAAAGGAATTGAAGGATTTTCTGGATAAAACCGGTATTCCGGCTGCATCAACCCTGTTAGGACTTTCGGCTATACCCAATGATTATCCCAATTATGTCGGATGGTTGGGCATGCATGGCAATTATGCCCCCAATGTTCTGACCAATGAAGCCGATTTGCTTATTTCAATAGGCATGCGCTTTGACGACAGGGTTACAGGAAAATTGAGCACCTACGGGAAAAATGCCCGGATAATTCATATGGACATTGATCCGGCCGAAATAGATAAAAATGTTAAGGTGGATGTTCCGATACTTGGAGATGTCAAGAAAACGCTTCCCTATCTTACCGAACAGGTAAAGGAAAACGCATTTCCCGAATGGATCAGGCAGTTCCGGGAATATGAGCAGGAAGAATATGACAAGATATTGAAGGAGCATTACGATAAATACCATAAACATATTCGGATGACGGATGTGATCCTAGAGTTGAACGAAAAGGGAAAAGAACCCCTTCTCGTAACCGATGTGGGACAGCATCAGATGATAGCATGCCGGTATTTTCATTTTACACATCCAAGAAGCCTTATTACTTCAGGTGGCCTGGGAACTATGGGATTTGGTCTGCCTGCGGCTTTGGGGGCTCAGATAGGGACCCCCAACCGGCAGGTTGTTGCAGTAGTAGGTGATGGTGGCTTTCAAATGACTATGCAGGAACTGGGTACAATCGCTCAGTCCAATATTCCTTTGAAAATCATTATTCTGAATAATTCGTATCTTGGAATGGTCCGTCAGTGGCAGCAATTGTTTTTTAAAAAACGGTATGCCTCAACTCCAATAACAAGTCCGAACTATATGAAAATAGCCGAAGGATACGGGCTGAATGCAAGCAGAATCACGCAGCTTTCTGAAGTACCTGAAGCGCTCGATGCAATGTTTGCAACCGAGGGCCCCTATTTACTGGAAGTTGTTGTGGAAAAAGAGGATAATGTCTTCCCAATGATTGCTCCGGGCACCAGCGTTTCGGATATCATGCTCGGTCCATCGAAGGAAAGTGAAAATGAAAATGAATCGTAA
- the ilvN gene encoding acetolactate synthase small subunit: MKEEKEFYTITVFTENHPGLLSRIANIFTRRKLNIESLTVSGSEYEGIHRFNILLKISEEQVNKVLKQIEKQVEVFDAFARKEENTTQHETTLFKIPTNQMLESSEIEALIRKYDVRLMKVNSDNTYFEKSGTQSEINQIIEEMKKHCDVRYIRSVKSTFTKSDGKLANIL; this comes from the coding sequence ATGAAAGAAGAGAAAGAATTTTATACCATTACCGTATTTACAGAAAATCATCCCGGTTTGCTCAGTCGTATAGCCAATATTTTTACGCGCAGAAAACTGAATATTGAGAGTCTGACTGTCTCCGGCTCCGAGTATGAAGGCATTCACCGGTTCAACATTCTTCTTAAAATTTCGGAGGAGCAGGTTAACAAGGTGCTTAAACAAATAGAAAAGCAGGTGGAGGTGTTTGATGCTTTCGCCCGTAAAGAGGAGAATACAACTCAGCACGAGACAACCCTTTTTAAAATCCCGACCAATCAAATGCTTGAGTCTTCGGAAATAGAAGCTCTGATCAGAAAATACGATGTAAGACTCATGAAGGTCAATTCCGACAATACCTATTTTGAAAAGTCAGGTACTCAGTCGGAGATCAACCAGATCATTGAGGAAATGAAAAAACACTGTGATGTCCGGTATATCAGGTCGGTAAAATCTACTTTCACCAAGTCAGATGGCAAGTTGGCCAATATATTGTAG
- the ilvB gene encoding biosynthetic-type acetolactate synthase large subunit: protein MKFTETKPGLETKTKPNIRRVKGAEAMILSLLEEGVNKVFGYPGGAIMPVYDSLYGYRNSLEHLLVRHEQGAVHAAQGYARATGKTGVVFVTSGPGATNLITGISDANIDSTPIVCITGQVNDSLLGTDAFQEVDVISVSSAVTKWNYQITKPDEIQETIAKAFYIAHSGRPGPVLIDITKNAQFGEVDFDYKRCNHIPSYVPVPETEHSQISEAAELINQAEKPLALVGQGAILGSAEEELRKFLKKTNIPAACTLLGLSAVPTNYPNYVGMLGMHGNYGPNVLTDEADLLISIGMRFDDRVTGKLSTYGKNAKVIHMEIDPAEINKNVKVDVAVLGDVKETLPYLTEEVKPQNHETWLESFREHEKQEIQKLYKDKISEEGPINMAAVILTLNKLERNPLLVTDVGQHQMAASRYFQFDQSRSNITSGGLGTMGFALPAAMGAQAGQPGRNVVAVVGDGGIQMTVQELGTIAQARLPVKIVVLNNSYLGMVRQWQELFFEKRYSFTPITSPDYEKLGESYGIKARRISRSEELFSAMEEMFDAEGPYLLEVVVEQEDNVFPMIPPGASVSDMLLEPPQGNE from the coding sequence ATGAAATTTACAGAAACAAAACCAGGACTTGAGACCAAAACAAAGCCAAATATTCGGAGAGTTAAGGGTGCAGAAGCAATGATTCTATCCCTTTTAGAAGAGGGAGTCAATAAGGTATTCGGTTATCCCGGGGGAGCCATCATGCCTGTCTACGATTCTCTTTATGGTTATAGAAATTCCCTTGAGCATCTGCTGGTACGTCATGAACAGGGAGCTGTGCATGCAGCCCAGGGCTATGCAAGAGCCACAGGAAAAACAGGAGTGGTTTTTGTCACCTCGGGACCCGGTGCTACCAATCTGATAACCGGTATTTCCGATGCCAATATAGATTCAACACCCATAGTGTGTATAACAGGCCAGGTAAATGATAGTCTCCTGGGCACCGATGCTTTTCAGGAAGTTGATGTGATTAGTGTTTCTTCTGCCGTTACCAAATGGAATTATCAGATTACCAAGCCTGATGAAATACAAGAAACCATTGCAAAGGCATTTTATATTGCCCATTCAGGAAGACCTGGCCCGGTCTTGATCGATATTACCAAGAATGCCCAATTTGGAGAAGTGGATTTTGACTATAAAAGATGCAATCACATCCCTAGCTATGTACCGGTTCCTGAAACTGAGCACAGCCAGATTTCAGAAGCCGCTGAATTAATCAACCAGGCAGAAAAACCACTTGCTTTGGTTGGACAAGGGGCTATTCTTGGTAGTGCTGAAGAGGAACTGAGAAAATTTCTAAAAAAAACAAATATCCCTGCAGCCTGCACTTTATTGGGTCTTTCGGCAGTACCAACCAACTATCCCAACTATGTGGGAATGCTCGGCATGCATGGCAATTATGGACCGAATGTTCTTACCGATGAGGCAGACCTTCTTATATCCATTGGAATGCGATTTGATGACAGGGTAACAGGGAAATTGAGCACTTATGGCAAAAATGCCAAAGTAATCCATATGGAAATCGATCCGGCAGAGATCAATAAGAACGTAAAAGTGGATGTTGCCGTTCTCGGAGATGTTAAGGAAACTCTGCCATACCTGACAGAGGAAGTCAAACCCCAAAACCATGAAACCTGGCTGGAAAGCTTCAGAGAGCATGAAAAGCAAGAGATTCAGAAACTATATAAAGACAAGATAAGCGAAGAAGGACCCATCAACATGGCAGCGGTCATACTGACATTGAATAAACTGGAACGGAATCCCCTGCTCGTAACTGATGTAGGGCAACATCAGATGGCTGCTTCCCGTTATTTCCAGTTTGATCAGAGCCGAAGCAACATTACTTCTGGTGGTTTGGGAACCATGGGGTTTGCTCTCCCTGCCGCTATGGGGGCACAGGCAGGCCAACCCGGCAGAAACGTCGTTGCTGTTGTCGGTGATGGCGGCATTCAGATGACCGTTCAGGAATTGGGAACCATTGCTCAGGCCAGATTGCCCGTTAAGATTGTGGTGCTTAACAATTCTTACCTCGGAATGGTAAGACAATGGCAAGAACTCTTTTTTGAGAAAAGATATTCGTTTACGCCCATAACCAGTCCCGATTACGAAAAACTGGGAGAAAGTTACGGAATAAAGGCCAGAAGAATATCCCGTTCAGAGGAGCTTTTTTCTGCCATGGAGGAAATGTTTGATGCAGAGGGCCCCTATTTGTTGGAAGTTGTAGTTGAGCAGGAAGACAATGTATTTCCGATGATCCCACCGGGAGCATCTGTTTCGGATATGCTTTTGGAGCCTCCGCAGGGCAACGAATAG
- the ilvC gene encoding ketol-acid reductoisomerase, with protein sequence MAKIRFGSEEENVVTREEFPLEKAKETLKNETVAVIGYGVQGPAQALNLKDNGIDVVVGQAPEFKDDWNKAVNDGWEPDKTLFPVGEAVKRGTIVQYLVSDAAQMMIWDQVKQNLNEGDALYFSHGFSITYKDRSKVIPPDNVDVIMVAPKGSGTSLRSLFKEGRGVNSSYAIHQDATGNAWNRVIALGIGVGSGYLFETTFEKEVFSDLTGERGSLMGAIQGLFQAQFNVLRKNGHSPSEAFNETVEELTQSLMPLVAQKGMDWMYANCSTTAQRGALDWYPKFQKALEPVFDELYQKVASGEEAQRAIDINSQPDYREKLHEELKALHDSELWTTGSQVRKLRPES encoded by the coding sequence ATGGCGAAAATACGCTTTGGTAGTGAAGAAGAAAATGTGGTAACCAGAGAAGAGTTTCCACTGGAAAAAGCGAAAGAAACTTTAAAGAACGAAACGGTTGCAGTCATCGGATATGGCGTTCAGGGACCGGCTCAGGCATTAAACCTGAAGGATAATGGTATTGATGTTGTCGTTGGTCAGGCACCTGAATTCAAAGATGATTGGAATAAAGCTGTAAATGACGGATGGGAGCCTGATAAAACCTTGTTTCCTGTAGGGGAAGCAGTTAAAAGAGGAACCATTGTACAGTATCTTGTTTCAGATGCTGCTCAGATGATGATTTGGGACCAGGTGAAGCAAAACCTGAATGAAGGAGATGCACTGTATTTTTCTCATGGTTTTTCAATAACATATAAAGATCGAAGCAAGGTGATACCTCCGGACAACGTAGATGTCATCATGGTAGCTCCCAAAGGTTCAGGCACCAGCCTGCGCAGTCTGTTTAAAGAAGGCCGGGGCGTGAATTCAAGCTATGCCATTCACCAGGATGCCACCGGCAATGCATGGAATCGGGTAATTGCCCTGGGAATAGGTGTAGGAAGTGGTTACTTGTTTGAGACTACTTTTGAGAAGGAAGTGTTCAGTGACCTCACCGGTGAACGTGGCAGCCTGATGGGCGCCATACAGGGACTCTTCCAGGCACAGTTTAATGTGTTGAGAAAGAATGGACATTCTCCTTCCGAAGCCTTCAATGAAACGGTTGAAGAGCTTACCCAAAGCCTGATGCCCTTGGTAGCACAAAAAGGAATGGATTGGATGTATGCCAATTGTTCCACTACTGCCCAGCGCGGAGCGCTTGACTGGTACCCTAAATTTCAGAAAGCACTGGAACCCGTTTTTGACGAACTTTACCAAAAAGTAGCCAGCGGGGAAGAAGCTCAACGTGCCATCGATATCAACAGTCAGCCGGATTACAGAGAAAAACTGCATGAAGAACTGAAAGCACTTCATGATTCTGAACTATGGACAACAGGCAGCCAGGTGCGTAAATTAAGACCAGAAAGTTAG